From a region of the Triticum aestivum cultivar Chinese Spring chromosome 7D, IWGSC CS RefSeq v2.1, whole genome shotgun sequence genome:
- the LOC123168308 gene encoding chaperone protein ClpB1, whose protein sequence is MSWSSPESMLFVGASAVASAALAWATWTLLDEFKYDKRTSDTNYNELLGVKPLDATGSLRTLDAATTDPVIGRDDEIDRLVCILCRRTKNCAALVGAAGVGKTAIVEGLAQRIAAGNVPDTLVGTHIVEVDMGAMMAGTHWRGMFEQRIKDAIKEAEEAEGKIILFIDEMHMVVGAGGDKGGPIDAANILKPALARGRIRCVGATTSEEYKKYVQTDAALERRFQKVVVEEPTVHATIAILQGLKHRYQEHHGLKIQDDAIVAAAHLAARYITGRKFPDKAVDLMDEACATRKMHADKQMTVEIVVSPGDVARVVSRWTKIPLATLDQEENDKLNHLAKKLHERVIGQDEAVNLVAQAVLRSRVGFGQIGQPISAFLFLGPIGVGKTELAKALAEKIFDNEKALIRFDMSEYADSGSVSRLTGGSRSYEEYGQLTEKVKRLPYSVILFDQVDKANASVFKVFHQLLDDAMLTDGKGQVVDFKNTIVIMTSNIGAEHLPSRIMGENTIKSERDLLLNQVKKRFKPELINRLSKVVIFEPLSHDELRKIVKIQMNNVIATVANKGVSVLATDAALDVILSESHDPVDGARPIRRWVQNHVTTILSDMLVDGEACAGSTISIDAAADDKRGLTFQVLKKQQELADQ, encoded by the exons ATGTCGTGGTCTTCCCCGGAAAGCATGCTCTTCGTCGGAGCATCGGCCGTTGCCAGTGCAGCTCTAGCCTGGGCAACGTGGACGTTGCTCGACGAGTTCAAGTACGACAAACGCACTTCGGACACCAACTACAACGAACTCCTCGGCGTCAAGCCCTTGGACGCCACCGGCAGCCTCAGGACCTTGGACGCCGCCACGACTGACCCCGTCATCGGCCGCGACGACGAGATCGACCGCCTCGTCTGCATCCTCTGCCGGCGCACCAAGAACTGTGCCGCGCTGGTCGGCGCGGCGGGGGTTGGCAAGACGGCTATCGTTGAGGGCCTCGCGCAGCGCATTGCCGCCGGGAATGTCCCCGACACGCTTGTCGGCACACACATCGTGGAGGTTGACATGGGGGCCATGATGGCCGGGACGCACTGGCGCGGCATGTTTGAGCAGCGCATCAAAGACGCCAtcaaggaggccgaggaggcgGAAGGCAAGATCATCTTGTTCATCGACGAGATGCACATGGTCGTTGGCGCCGGCGGGGACAAGGGAGGCCCCATAGATGCCGCAAACATCCTCAAGCCGGCGTTGGCCCGCGGCCGCATCCGTTGCGTCGGCGCCACGACCTCCGAAGAGTATAAAAAATATGTTCAGACAGACGCCGCACTTGAGCGGCGGTTCCAGAAGGTTGTCGTGGAGGAGCCAACTGTGCATGCGACCATTGCCATCCTGCAGGGGCTGAAGCACAGGTACCAAGAGCACCATGGCTTGAAAATCCAGGACGATGCTATTGTAGCCGCTGCACATCTTGCTGCCCGCTACATTACAG GCCGTAAATTCCCTGATAAAGCAGTTGATCTTATGGATGAGGCATGCGCCACAAGAAAGATGCACGCGGACAAACAAATGACCGTGGAAATTGTTGTTAGCCCTGGAGATGTAGCACGG GTTGTGAGCCGATGGACTAAAATTCCTCTCGCTACACTTGACCAAGAGGAGAACGACAAGTTGAACCACCTTGCGAAAAAATTGCATGAGCGTGTTATTGGCCAGGATGAAGCTGTTAATTTAGTTGCACAAGCAGTCCTACGTTCTAGGGTCGGCTTTGGTCAAATCGGACAACCGATAAGTGCATTCCTCTTTTTGGGCCCGATTGGCGTCGGAAAGACAGAACTTGCTAAAGCCCTCGCCGAGAAGATATTTGACAACGAGAAGGCATTGATTCGCTTTGATATGTCGGAATATGCTGATAGTGGATCTGTGTCACGTCTCACCGGAGGATCTCGAAG CTATGAAGAATATGGACAACTCACCGAGAAAGTCAAGAGGCTCCCATATAGTGTTATCCTTTTCGACCAAGTGGATAAAGCAAATGCCTCGGTATTCAAGGTTTTTCACCAGCTGCTCGACGATGCTATGTTGACCGATGGCAAAGGGCAAGTTGTAGATTTCAAGAACACTATCGTCATTATGACCTCAAATATAGGAGCAGAGCACCTACCATCGAGAATTATGGGCGAAAATACAATCAAATCTGAAAGAGATCTCCTTCTGAATCAG GTTAAGAAGCGCTTCAAGCCTGAACTTATAAATAGACTAAGTAAGGTTGTGATATTCGAGCCACTTTCACACGATGAATTGAGGAAGATTGTGAAAATCCAGATGAATAatgtcattgccacagtagctAACAAGGGTGTCTCTGTACTTGCAACTGATGCGGCCCTAGACGTCATTCTGTCAGAATCACATGACCCG GTGGACGGCGCAAGGCCCATTAGAAGGTGGGTGCAGAATCATGTGACCACGATTCTCTCGGACATGCTGGTCGACGGAGAAGCCTGTGCAGGCTCGACAATCTCCATCGATGCTGCCGCGGACGATAAGAGGGGGCTAACGTTCCAAGTGCTGAAGAAGCAGCAGGAGTTGGCAGATCAATGA